The genomic DNA TATGTAGCATTTATCATAAATAAACAGCTGCAGTATTTATTGCGCTGTTCGAGGACCGTAACCTGTCTTCTTCGGGATGGAATAGGGCAACAACCTTTGTCAacatatattttagattaaaaatatttgtagcCTTGTGTATTTCCCGTTTGCCAACATTACTGAGTAAATTAGAACTACAAAATGTGAAATCAATCCACTCGCTAATTCCTCACCGTGAATTCCTCACCCAGACAGCTAAGCGTGCTAACTGGCTAATCGAGGTGCGGTATTGTTGATCATCATGGACAGGGAGGCGTATCGTAACTGCTGCAGTTTAGTCAAAATACCAAGAGAGCCGTATGAACAGGTTTGGTCGTCACACTTTGTGGATTACATCGATAAAGATCTGAGCTATTCTAAGTTTTTTAAGAAGTACTTGCTACCCAACCACCCATGCATGTTTTCAAAACGATTCACGGAGGATTGGAAGTGTAGAAAACAGTGGGTATCTGAGGAAGGGAAGCCCATCTTTCAGAAATTGCTGCAAGAGTTTGGTAATTTATCACATCCTCACTATTGAAAAGCAACAATCATACATTGTTATACAGCTAATTAAATCatctgtttcattttctgtatttttttctcttgcagATGAGACTCCTGTTCCTGTTGCGAACTGCAATGCAAAAGAGTACAACGCGAACCCCAAGCAAGTTATGCCTTTCAAAGAATTCGTTAACTACTGGAAGGAACACATCCAAAATGGACACTCATCACCTAAAGGGTGTCTCTATCTAAAAGACTGGCACATGGCAAGGTATGGCTTTatactagtagtactagtactactactactagttcTTTTCATGGTGCACAATTATCACCATGTAAGAAATCATGACACAATGTATGTATTGTTCTGTAGGGACTTTCCTGCCCACAGCTTTTACACCACACcagtcttcttctcctctgactGGCTTAATGAATATTGGGATACACTTGAAGTGGATGACTACCGCTTTGTCTACATGGGACCTAAAGGATCATGGTGTGAAGATAATGTTGcccatttttttcttactttaaaGTTTTTGATTATCTGCAACTGAGAAAGTcataatatttttgttcaattttCTCTATGATTTTTCATAAAACACGAGGCACTTCTCTGTCACTAGGACCCCATTCCATGCAGATGTGTTCCGTTCCTACAGTTGGTCTGCAAACATCTGTGGAAGGAAAAAATGGCTTCTGTATCCTCCAGGTCAAGAGGAGTTTTTACGAGACACTCATGGAAACCTTCCTTATGATGTAACGTCAACCGAACTTAGAGACAGAGGGCTATTTCCACATTCTGAAGAAGCCTGTCAACCACTTGAAATCATTCAAGAGGCAGGTGAAATTATATTTGTTCCCAGCGGCTGGCATCATCAAGTTTATAATTTGGTAAGAACTTTAAAAATCCGtgttaaataatttacaaaacaaCATATATTCTGATCTGTTATTTGTAACATATGGATTCCCTGTCTTTAATATTTCACAGGAAGACACCATCTCCATTAATCATAACTGGTTGAATGGTTGTAATATAGACATCATGTGGCAGTTCCTTCAGAATGAGCTGTCATCTGTCCAAAAAGAGATAAACGAATGGAGGAACACAATGGATTCGTGGCATCAACACTGCCAGGTACTTTAGGGATAACTTTGTTCAGCATGCATATTTTCAAGAAACATTCAGGAACTTTTGTGGTACTACATGTCGAGTTGTAATTGTTACTTTTTAGGTTATCATGAAGGCTTGCTCTGGTATCAACTTTGGGGAATTTGCTGCATTCCTGAAGATTGTTGCCAGCAACCGAATGGCTTTCCTCAATTCTTGTTCATCTGGGGATTCCTCCGATTACCCACGACAACTCTCGGAGACCCTCACTACACTTGGACCTTACCATGCTGCCTTTGACCTGCAAAGGGTGGCACACATAATTGAGTGTCTACTTTGCAATGAAGACTTTAAGCGGCTTGATCACTCAACTTTGACTCTGCAGCCAGAAACTATATTACAGCAAATACGTGATACCATACaatccactagagggcagcatcTCCTTTACCAGGAATAGGATGTAGTCTCATCCCAGTAATTTAGTACTAACCTGGAAATAGCTTGAATTCGAAGTGCCAATTTATATGGAGTAAAACGAGAGGGCAGTGCTATGCCCTGTTGATTCAAAATGAATTGTTGTCTTTAGTTTATGTTTCAAATATGCACTGAAGCTTTGAatggataaataaaaaagtcacCAAAGTTGAGTTTCtatattgcatttttatttaaagaattcaAATACCACAACACAGTGTAAATACCCTCTTGAATAGTTCTGCGAAAGATCTGTTGGAAGAATAATGGTGGTGAATAGTGCCTGAGATTTTACAGGAAAAAACATCTGACTTTTGAATAAAAGAAATGCCTTCAAAAATGGATTAGTGACACACAGCTGTAAAGCAATAACATATTGTACTTCAGGGTTCTGTCAATGAGAAGTCTGTCGGCTAAGACGTACATGACATTTGAGGAGAACTGTTCAACGTCCTCTTCAGTCGACTTTCATGTCTTCAGGCCACCAGTCTGGCACAGAGGCCTCAAGTGTCACTATGGAATTGTCGGAAGATTTGACTGTCAACAATTCTTTGGCATAAGTCATGCGGACTAGGCTCAAACCCAGTTCTCCAACTCCTGCTCGGTACTTCCCAGCTGGCTGGCCTGAATGGGTTTGAAGTGCAGCTCCTTCCTCTACATCTTCAACTGGAACTGACAAGCGTACTGGCATTAGGCGTTTGCGAACCACCCCAGTGTGATGAGTCCTGGCTGTGAGCTCCTGGCCAATGTAGCAGCCCTTGCTGAAGCTGATACCCTGCAAGTAGACAAGATTTGACTCTAGAGGTAGTGCCACTCCGGGAGGAAGGTCCTTCACACCCTCTGGAAGTCCTAGATAACAGTGACAGTAGAGGAAACAGACTTATCAATGTCAACAATACATGTGCATCTCGGTTTTAAAAACCTCATGAATTCTCACCTTACCTATTGCATAGCGATGTCTGTGATACTCCTCTATGTCACCTTTCTGACATGATGTAATGACATCCAAGGGGTTCATCTGACTATCCAACACCAATCTCCAGCCCATCTCCTGAATCCGAGGATCATTCTCCCACACCAGAACTTTGTTAGGTGATGAGATCTCCAGTTTTCTGGCCTCTTGATCTGGACTGTTTTTGGGATGCACCGCCCATACAGAGAGCTCTGGACATGGGCTGATGGTGACCTTTCTCCGAATCTTGTACATCTTTAAATGTTTCAAAACTGAGTCCTTCATCGTGTGGTCACACTCCAGGAGAACTCCATGTCCCGAATCAATGGTTTtcagactaaaaaaaatttttttaaaatagaatgTTAGCATCCCAGAAAAGAGAAAATCCACATTAAAAAGTTCACGATGATTTCATTACAAGCATAATTTATAGATTGTGTGACAAGAAATTTTTATGATGCAGAATCAGTTTTCCAGTAACTCTAGGGTTTATCTAGGTTAATGGTCTTACTCATGATCCAAGTTTTTAATCACAGCACCGACACAAGTTTTCCTACTTTTATTGGCTGATTAGGTGACCTTGAGCAGAGCTATGATAAAAGACATGTCACCGAAGGCCATAAACATAAACAAGGAATAAAATTATCCCATTTTAACAGCTGCAGCAAAAACCAACGATAGAATTAAATGTCAAAGATAACACAGAGTTACCACGAACTACAAATATTTTTCCAGTTTATTATGAGTACCCTGATCCTATTTTTATCAcaagttcacaaaaaaaagacaaactttgaaattaataaaataaaattgaagaaaaataaaatctattataaattataataatatgcTACAATCTGATATGCTACAATTTGTGAGAATTCCTCCGGGATTAAGAATCTATCTTGATAACTACTTCAAAAAATGATTGTGGCTGGATTAGATGCGCAGCGTCACaccaaacactgacatcagTTGTATGTAATTCAAATGGGTAAACATGTCATTCAGATGTGTTTCCGACATTTTCTGAAAGTGTGCAatacaatacagtatttcacaCTTGGTGTATTGTCAACAGGCCATCAAGAGGTTTCATTGAATTAAAGAAGATTTTTtatccctttttaaaaaaaaatctaattacagataatttcaaaaacatgttttttcagtcccacaaaaacaacaggatTGATCATTGTGGAACTGGAAAGTGAAAGCATGGTGTTATAGAATCAAATTTTGGACTTGTTTTCAGAAGAAAACTACCActaatgaaatgtaatttttctctAATAACAAATGTGTATTTCTCTTAATTTTGATCAAACCAGAATGCTATTGAAAATCCCAAATTCAGTATCTCAGAAAATTATAATACACAAAAACGGATTTCTTGAAATGTTGGCCAACTGAAAAGTATGAACATGAAAAGTATGAGCACGTATGGCACTCAGTGCTTCATTGGGACTCCTTTTGCCTGAATCACTGCAGCAATGTGGCGTGGCACGGAGTCAGTCTGTTGCCCGGCTCAGGTGTTATGACAGCGGAGGTGTCTGTTAGTGGCTCTTCTACTTTGTTCAGTCTGGCATATTGCATCTTCAATTACCCCGTATATTTTCCTTAAGCCAGGTACTGGTAGCTTTTCCAAAAGGACTCGCCGCCTGTGCACAGGCGTTGAAGTTGAGACTTCATGAAGTCTCCATGAAGTTGGTCAGCAGCAGGCAGCATGAAGTACTCTGAAACATTTTGGAAGATGGCTGAGTTGATCATGACCCTAGGAAAAGACAGTAGACCAAAACCAGCAGATGACATGGCACCCCAAACCGTCACTGATTGTGAAAACGTTACACTCGACCTTAAGCAACATGGATTCTGtgcctctcctctcttccccaGACTCTGGGTCCTTGATTTCCAAAGGATATGCAAAACTTACTTTCATCAGAGAACATGAGTCTTTTTTGTCTTTAGCCCAGACGAGATGCTTCCGACGCTGTTTCTTGTTCAAGAGTGGCTTGGAAACAAGGAATGTGACAGCTAAAACCCATGTCTCGCATACATCTGTGTGAGGTGGTTCTTGAAGCAGTGACTCCAGCTGCAGTCCACTCTTTGTGCATCTTCACATTTTTGAATGGATTTCTTTTCACAATCCTCTCTAGGGTGCGGTTATCCCTGTTGCTTGAACACTTTTTTTCTACTACATCTTTTCCGTCCCTTGCTTCTCTACTAATGTGCTCGGACACAGAGTTCTGTGAACAGCCAGCCTCTTAAGCACAATCGTGTCTTGCCCTCCTTGTACCAGGTGTCAGTGGTTGTTTCTTGGCCAACTGTCAGGTCAGCAGTCTTCCCCATGATTGTCTCACCTACAGATGTAGCAGTCTAAAATTTAAAGGCCGTTGCAGATGTTTTGGGTTCATTAGTTGATTAGAGTGTGGCaacaagtgtttgttttttttgatatTAAACCTTTCCACAATATTCTAATTTCCTGAGATACTTATTTTGGGATTTTCATTAGTATTCAGGTAAAATCATCAAAATTAAGAGAAATTATCTTTTGAAATATATCAGTCTGTGTATAATGAATATAACAAGTTTCACCTTTTGAATGGAATtactgaaataaacattttcatattatCTTTATATGACCGGCACCGGTCGTTCATAGTCCAGTGTCTGAGCCATCTGAGTGGTAAGTGCTCGTCAAGATAAGGAGTCACGCCCTTACACAACCATGGGCATCACACTCAATATAATTAAGTGCTGTACCTGTATAATATGATGTCATACAGGGTTCTTCCTTGTACATTTAGCATGTGTGAGTACATGGCTGTCTGCCCTgactcctgcagcagctccatgtCGTTGGTTATAATCCCCTGAAGAAACGGGCCGGTGTCTTGTCCTTGGATCTTCAGCAAGGTTCTGTGAGTCAGGTGATAACAGACGAACTGTCTGTTGACGTCTCCGTCGTCAGTCGTGTCACGGCTGTAGCTCCTGACACGGATCCAGGCTGGAGCTGAGGCACCGGAAAGAAACGTTACGCCTAAATATCGAGCGACGAAACTTCTGGCGTGAACACGAAGACAGCTTGAGGTCGTGAACGCACCTCTAGCGACAACAAATAGTCCCATTTTGTATGTTGTCAAAGGAGAATCAAAGTTTGTATGTTTAGCGCTTACTCTGCCTGTTATCAGCGGAGGTCGGATACGCAAGGCTGGGCGAACCCCCTACGAGTTCTCCATCTTTAATTCCCACAATGCCTTGCGCGACTCTCACGGCGCCGCTCGGGACCGCCGACCGCAGTTTACTGAACCAAAGGTTCTCAAACTTTTTCAGTACAGTAATGTACTTtccttaaattatttaattatgttaAGTATCCCTTGATCAACGTAAAATATTTTGATAGGAAAAAATGAACGTAAGCAGACAAATGATTGCATGCTCTTTTCCAATGGTTAGAATACATCATTAAATTCATAGTTAATATTTCTCATCATTATGAAATGAAAGTGCATCAGTTTTGTAGTTGAAGTTGTATCGAGTAACTAAGCTAATTTGCTGATTATTTTagctttctcttttcttttttcccgtgttttcagttgttttgcTGTGATTTCCCAATATCTTGTTAATTTTCCATCTGTCATTACACGTAAACTTACCACTTACGGTGTATATAATTCACTTTGGCAAAGAGATGAATCACAAAttagtttttttccttttattttgatttttaatctcCCCATGTCTCCTTTCTGCACCTCTGTTTCAGGTAAAAGCACgcttttgacctgtttatttttcgACACTCTAACcgtttatgctctcgcgggccacataaaatgatggggtgggccatatttggcccccgggccttgagtttgacatgtgaCGTAGACAGTTCAAATTTGAAGTTTAAATAGGAAAATAGCAGAGCAGGGCTCCCACATGCAACCTACCCCCAGCAATACAGCACATCATTCTGGGGGATAGACGGGAGGGGCTACGGAAACACGAAAAGTACAGGAGCCACAAAGTGTGCACAAGCCAATCTCCACGGTAAACATGAGCGAATAAGAACAATAATAAGATAAACTTCACACAATCCcaacataaatgaaaaatgaaatactcaaaaataaacaacGTTTTTAACCCTGTTAAATACACAACTCAAGGCATCAGTGACCACATTCTGTGGGCCTGGTATATACCTGATATCAAAGTCATAACTTGCCAATCTGGCCACCCAACGTTTTTCACAACAGTCCAACCGTGGTTTCGTGAGGATGTGAGTCAATGGATTGGCAGTCCTGACTGTGAATTTATGACCTTTAAGCCAGTGACTGAACTTGTGACAAACTGACCATTTCAGAGCCAGAAACTCAAGGTGCGCTGGGTAGTTCCTTTGTGACTGACACAAGGACCTGAGACAAAACCACACCTGAGACAAAAACGCAGCTATGCCATCTAAAAACGTATCAGTCCATAGTAAGAAAGCACATGAGAAGTCGAGACAACAAGGACAAGGACAACACTATGAACCAAAGAAGACTTAAGATCTTCAAAAGCCTGTTCCTGATTCGGAGTCCAATCAGCCGCACACAACTTCCTGCTCaacagcttctttttttcttcttgccaCCTTCTGACCCACTTTTAGCAGATCAAACAGAGGTTTTGCAATGCCAGAGTACCTAGAAACAAAGTGTTGATAATAATTTACCATCCCTAAAAACGACCTAACCCATCTCTGGGATAGGGTTACACCATCAAATTCCATGAGGTCAGTACTTCTCATGCTTGTTATACTCTCAACCTTACTGGGGTCTGTCAAAACACTACGTTCAGTCACAATATGGCCAAGAAATCTAacagactgacagaagaaaaaaattttcttgggGGCCAATTTCAGGTTATGAGCACACAGTCTGTCCAGACCACCTACAACCACTGTAAAGCAGTCTCCTCCTTGGGTGAAAACACCAACAGATCATCCAAATCGCATACCAAACTCATGTACTTCTGGTCCCCAAAAATGCTGGTCATCATGCCCATGAAACTCCCAAGACTGTTGCAGGCCCTGCGGCAAACGATTGTACTCAAACAGGCCCATGGGAGTGGTGAAGGCTGAACATTTTCTATCAATCTCAGGAATGATTGTAAATactcagggttagggttaggggtagggttaggattttGGGGaaagggctaggggttagggtcagggttagggtttagtgttagggttaggggttagggttaaggttagtgctagaataatgtatataagttatctcatatttacttttatattcctttattctttgtactaCATAGCATtaccatataaatgtttatatctgtgtgtaagtgtcttgctatgtattgagttattttttagGGAGACAACATCAGCAGGGGGATCACCGGAGTGATAGTAGAGGTCCCTTGAGCAGGGCATGACCTCTGAACTGCTAGTCAGGAATGTGCCTGGTTGTTGTCTTTTAAGGGCAGGATGCCgtaaaaagaagaattattaaCTCTTTTATGGCATCATGCCACAAGTGTTgtattactgttgtttttctgccccccatcccttataaaaataatgtaaacagggaacgCCCCAAGACAATAAAGAAGAGGATTCGGCAGAGACATGTTGAGAACGGGTTGGAGATCTGTAAttgagcacatctctgtccgttctcctcgcgagtaaaaatatagctgttgtcttctcctttttgtgagtgtgttttaaatgttctaggttgctTGAACCTGACAGTTAGGGtaaggtgagggttagggttaggggttaggtttaagggttaggcttagggttaggggttagggtaagggttaggggttcagGTTAGAGGTAAGGGcaaggtttaggggttagggttagggtttgttcagggttaaggggttagggttacggttaggggttagggttaggtgttagggggttagggttagtggttagggtttgggttatggcttagggttagggtttcaggttaaggttaggggttaggcttatggttaggggttagggttaggggatacagttagggttagaggatagggttaggtttaggggttagggttagaggttagggttagagttagggcgaggttagggttaggggttagggtagggttaggggttagggtttaaggttagggattagggtgaGGGGTTGGGGGTAAGggtgtagggttaggcttaggaggggttagggttaggataaggggttagggttagtattggGGTTAgcggttaggggtaagggttcgGTGTTACGGTTAGGGTGagggggttaagggttaggattaagtttaggggttagggtgtaGAAATAGGGtcagggtagggttagggctagggtaagaggttagggttaggggttagggttatgtgtaTGCATGGTAATACACAGGAACCTCTTTTTTCAGAGGTGAGTCTTAGCCATGTCAATCCATTCCTGGActgagtatttatttatttatagggGCGgtcgtggctcagtggtagagcgggttgtccagtGATTCAAGATTgccggttcgattcccgctcccgccgagtcatttgtcgttgtttccttgggcaagacactttaccctccttgcctccagtggggcactcgctggtgtgtgaatgtgcatgaTTATTCCTGTGGTGGTCGAAGGGGCCGTAGGCtaagattggcagccacgcctctgtcagtctgccccctGGGCACCTGTGGCTACatacgtagtctaccatcaccaagtatgaatgaggaatgaatgaataatggatccaatgtaaagcgtctttgagtgtccagaaaagcgctatataaatataatcctttatgattatgattatgattatgattgtgattgttattattattattattattattattattattattattattattattattattattattattattattattattattttattattattattattattattattattattattattatccttcTTGTCACCCCTGAATGTCAGCAGTCCCTTATCAGATTTAACAAGACTGTCACACAAGGTAAGTCATATCTTTCAGAGCCACTGCGCATGTGTAGGGTGATAGAAGCATTCTGGGGGTCACTATTACTGTTAACAACACCAATTGACATCAGCTTTGCAACAATGGATTCACCAACCTGGGCATTTAACTGACCCACCATATCTGTGAGTTAGTGAATGGCTTCTAAGCCGCACCCAGATGTGGACGGATCCACCCACACAAACCCACTAGCGGGAGTATGACCCGGGCTCTGACCTAAACCTGAGTCTTCATGACAGTCATCAGATAAGGCCTTGAGTATCCCACAGCTCCACTATTGACCAAACTGTTGAGCCAAGCACCTCTACCTTTTGGCAACTTAGGGCTAGCAAAGTTATCCTTAATTATCATAGTTGATAGCCCTCAAAAATACCTGCATTGTGTATtcgtaaaaacaaataaaacatataccgggcggcacggtggcgcagtggttagcgctgctgcctcacaacacggcggacccgggttcgagtcccgctctgtgcggagttcgcatgctctccccgtgtctgcatgggttctctctgggttctccggcttcctcccacctccaaaagcatgcgcttcaggttgattggccggtcccaaattgaccataggggtgtgtgtgaatgattgtttgtttgtatgtggctccgcggtacactcgcgtcgtgcccggagtgtcccccgcctcacgccctgagactgccaggacaggcgctggctaccccgcgacctgcgttagcggattaagcgggttggaagatgaatgaatgaacatataTAACAGAACGGGAATGttatagtaaaaaaataaacatgaaacaaCCAAATCACTGCTAATAACAATCAAAGCCCTCATGCCCAACCACAGTCTTCCATAAAAATAACCATACAGTAAACTTGAAATATAGGTCAGAGTAACAGCACAGTATCCACGGCGATGAGCATCAAGCTGATCTGACGATCCAGAAGGTCACAGCACCAATGTAATGTGGATGTGGATGGGGATGGGGAggcaaaaaagataaatcacaatttatttattttttccttttattttgatgtCCTGTGGAAGACAAAAGTTAATTAATCTCCCCATGTCTCTTTTCTGCGCCTCTGCTtctaaacagacaaaataacacATGCCTGTATTACCCTTTAACTTCTCCATGTCACtgtcagtcacatgacctggaGCTGTGTCTCAGTTAGCGCCAAAACTTTACCTCATTACAATCAGTGGAATAAACTCAAAAAAAtgctggaaacaaaaaaaaaaactgctagTAATAACAGAATTCTAACTTGTTGTTATATTCCTGAGGTTACAGCATAGACAGTTCAAATTTGAAGTTTA from Antennarius striatus isolate MH-2024 chromosome 18, ASM4005453v1, whole genome shotgun sequence includes the following:
- the jmjd4 gene encoding 2-oxoglutarate and iron-dependent oxygenase JMJD4 is translated as MDREAYRNCCSLVKIPREPYEQVWSSHFVDYIDKDLSYSKFFKKYLLPNHPCMFSKRFTEDWKCRKQWVSEEGKPIFQKLLQEFDETPVPVANCNAKEYNANPKQVMPFKEFVNYWKEHIQNGHSSPKGCLYLKDWHMARDFPAHSFYTTPVFFSSDWLNEYWDTLEVDDYRFVYMGPKGSWTPFHADVFRSYSWSANICGRKKWLLYPPGQEEFLRDTHGNLPYDVTSTELRDRGLFPHSEEACQPLEIIQEAGEIIFVPSGWHHQVYNLEDTISINHNWLNGCNIDIMWQFLQNELSSVQKEINEWRNTMDSWHQHCQVIMKACSGINFGEFAAFLKIVASNRMAFLNSCSSGDSSDYPRQLSETLTTLGPYHAAFDLQRVAHIIECLLCNEDFKRLDHSTLTLQPETILQQIRDTIQSTRGQHLLYQE
- the iba57 gene encoding putative transferase CAF17 homolog, mitochondrial isoform X3, yielding MKDSVLKHLKMYKIRRKVTISPCPELSVWAVHPKNSPDQEARKLEISSPNKVLVWENDPRIQEMGWRLVLDSQMNPLDVITSCQKGDIEEYHRHRYAIGLPEGVKDLPPGVALPLESNLVYLQGISFSKGCYIGQELTARTHHTGVVRKRLMPVRLSVPVEDVEEGAALQTHSGQPAGKYRAGVGELGLSLVRMTYAKELLTVKSSDNSIVTLEASVPDWWPEDMKVD
- the iba57 gene encoding putative transferase CAF17 homolog, mitochondrial isoform X4 codes for the protein MELLQESGQTAMYSHMLNVQGRTLYDIILYSLKTIDSGHGVLLECDHTMKDSVLKHLKMYKIRRKVTISPCPELSVWAVHPKNSPDQEARKLEISSPNKVLVWENDPRIQEMGWRLVLDSQMNPLDVITSCQKGDIEEYHRHRYAIGLPEGVKDLPPGVALPLESNLVYLQGISFSKGCYIGQELTARTHHTGVVRKRLMPVRLSVPVEDVEEGAALQTHSGQPAGKYRAGVGELGLSLVRMTYAKELLTVKSSDNSIVTLEASVPDWWPEDMKVD
- the iba57 gene encoding putative transferase CAF17 homolog, mitochondrial isoform X1 encodes the protein MGLFVVARGAFTTSSCLRVHARSFVARYLGVTFLSGASAPAWIRVRSYSRDTTDDGDVNRQFVCYHLTHRTLLKIQGQDTGPFLQGIITNDMELLQESGQTAMYSHMLNVQGRTLYDIILYSLKTIDSGHGVLLECDHTMKDSVLKHLKMYKIRRKVTISPCPELSVWAVHPKNSPDQEARKLEISSPNKVLVWENDPRIQEMGWRLVLDSQMNPLDVITSCQKGDIEEYHRHRYAIGLPEGVKDLPPGVALPLESNLVYLQGISFSKGCYIGQELTARTHHTGVVRKRLMPVRLSVPVEDVEEGAALQTHSGQPAGKYRAGVGELGLSLVRMTYAKELLTVKSSDNSIVTLEASVPDWWPEDMKVD
- the iba57 gene encoding putative transferase CAF17 homolog, mitochondrial isoform X2; the encoded protein is MGLFVVARGAFTTSSCLRVHARSFVARYLGVTFLSGASAPAWIRVRSYSRDTTDDGDVNRQFVCYHLTHRTLLKIQGQDTGPFLQGIITNDMELLQESGQTAMYSHMLNVQGRTLYDIILYSLKTIDSGHGVLLECDHTMKDSVLKHLKMYKIRRKVTISPCPELSVWAVHPKNSPDQEARKLEISSPNKVLVWENDPRIQEMGWRLVLDSQMNPLDVITSCQKGDIEEYHRHRYAIGYQLQQGLLHWPGAHSQDSSHWGGSQTPNASTLVSSS